The Tistrella bauzanensis genome window below encodes:
- a CDS encoding STAS domain-containing protein yields the protein MQIERQSTGTVVILGPKGRLDGTSCPAFEAEVLDALDAASGRLAVDLAGLDYISSAGLRVLLIAAKRSKASGGKVVLSGMRPEIREVFDISGFSAIFAIFATRDEAVATFG from the coding sequence ATGCAGATCGAGCGTCAGTCCACGGGAACGGTTGTCATTCTAGGGCCCAAAGGCCGCCTGGACGGGACCAGCTGCCCGGCCTTCGAGGCCGAGGTGCTCGATGCGCTCGACGCCGCGTCGGGCCGTCTCGCGGTCGATCTCGCCGGGCTCGACTATATCAGCAGTGCCGGCCTGCGCGTGCTGCTGATCGCCGCCAAGCGCTCCAAGGCAAGCGGCGGCAAGGTGGTGCTGTCGGGCATGCGGCCGGAAATCCGCGAAGTCTTTGACATCAGCGGCTTCAGTGCCATTTTCGCGATCTTCGCGACCCGCGACGAGGCGGTGGCGACCTTCGGCTGA
- a CDS encoding Na/Pi cotransporter family protein, producing the protein MLTELTMMAAGLGLFFLGGRFLNDALTRLTGRRARAFVVRHTHHAGRAFGIGVGIAAVTQSTQVTTFLMVGLIKAGLIRLRRAMIVLSGTNVGVCGLLFVASFDMQPLVLAILGISGIAYARATSPALRNPMAAVVGGALLIYGLGLLRHAVAPMAEVAIVTDLLVIAGRHDVLIFGLSVGLVVLLQSATAVGMLGVTLAGAGLFGIEQAMLVAFGANLGNGLNMFLLSRHLTGRARQMAAFQVSLGLVGTAVVIPLLMIERVASLPLGPAALITTMTQDPGRGVAWSYLLFNLLGAGSSMLFLGRISDTLARLWPSTAIESDAQPVFLDDLALGDPEGALDLAILEQRRLIGQVEHLTAVLTRDGALAQRRRVIALRQDGLRQLMVRIDMYLTEIAGGRLSPGGYERLNVAVAGQRRLDAVVGTLGDLVDLLVDQMDRPDAIGRVSMAIMHGVDAVMMTLGAAARSGDADERAMLAAVAGDRGEIMTRLRRQYLSAEAEMPPADRARLLNATNLCERLFWLLASLVEGLEATLSDAAANGMVAPLSAAGEG; encoded by the coding sequence ATGCTGACGGAACTGACCATGATGGCCGCTGGGCTGGGGCTTTTTTTCCTGGGTGGGCGCTTTCTGAACGATGCGCTGACCCGGCTGACGGGACGGCGGGCGCGTGCCTTTGTGGTCCGTCACACCCATCATGCCGGCCGCGCCTTCGGCATCGGTGTCGGCATTGCGGCGGTCACCCAGTCGACACAGGTCACCACGTTTCTGATGGTCGGCCTGATCAAGGCCGGTCTTATCCGCCTGCGGCGAGCGATGATCGTGTTGTCTGGCACCAATGTCGGCGTCTGCGGTCTGCTATTCGTCGCCTCGTTCGACATGCAACCCCTGGTTCTGGCGATCCTTGGCATCTCGGGCATCGCCTATGCGCGGGCGACCAGCCCGGCGCTGCGCAACCCGATGGCGGCGGTGGTGGGCGGCGCATTGCTCATCTATGGCCTGGGGCTGTTGCGCCACGCGGTCGCGCCGATGGCGGAGGTGGCGATCGTCACCGATCTGCTGGTGATCGCCGGCCGCCATGATGTCCTGATCTTCGGCCTATCGGTGGGGCTGGTCGTGCTGCTTCAATCGGCCACGGCGGTGGGGATGCTGGGCGTCACACTCGCCGGCGCCGGGTTGTTCGGCATCGAACAGGCGATGCTGGTGGCCTTCGGTGCCAATCTCGGCAACGGCCTGAACATGTTTCTGCTCAGCCGCCATCTGACCGGCCGGGCGCGCCAGATGGCGGCCTTCCAGGTATCGCTCGGACTGGTCGGCACCGCCGTGGTGATACCGCTGCTGATGATCGAGCGGGTGGCATCGCTCCCCCTGGGGCCTGCGGCGCTGATCACGACGATGACCCAGGATCCCGGCCGTGGCGTCGCATGGTCATATCTGCTGTTCAACCTGCTTGGCGCCGGCAGTTCGATGCTCTTCCTTGGTCGGATTTCGGACACGCTCGCCCGGCTGTGGCCGTCGACGGCGATCGAGTCGGACGCGCAGCCGGTGTTTCTGGACGATCTGGCGCTCGGTGATCCGGAAGGTGCGCTGGACCTGGCGATCCTTGAACAGCGCCGCCTGATCGGGCAGGTCGAGCATCTCACCGCGGTGCTCACCCGGGACGGGGCTCTGGCGCAGCGCCGCCGGGTCATCGCACTTCGTCAGGACGGCTTGCGGCAGCTCATGGTCCGCATCGACATGTATCTCACCGAGATTGCCGGCGGCCGGCTGTCGCCGGGCGGATATGAGCGGCTGAACGTCGCCGTCGCCGGCCAGCGCCGTCTGGATGCGGTGGTGGGCACGCTCGGCGATCTGGTCGATCTTCTGGTCGACCAGATGGATCGCCCCGACGCCATTGGCCGGGTATCCATGGCCATCATGCATGGTGTCGACGCGGTCATGATGACCCTTGGTGCCGCGGCGCGCAGCGGGGACGCCGACGAGCGCGCCATGCTCGCCGCCGTGGCCGGCGACCGGGGCGAAATCATGACGCGGCTGCGACGGCAGTATCTGTCGGCCGAGGCGGAGATGCCGCCGGCCGATCGTGCCCGACTTCTGAATGCGACCAATCTGTGCGAGCGCCTGTTCTGGCTGCTGGCCAGTCTGGTCGAGGGTCTTGAGGCCACGCTGTCGGATGCGGCGGCCAATGGCATGGTGGCGCCGCTTTCCGCCGCCGGCGAGGGATGA